A window of the Clostridia bacterium genome harbors these coding sequences:
- a CDS encoding LCP family protein: protein MRGKTIGTFLKKAMLMLMSIAVICAAGYYAGLLYHDYLLGPQGPTPSEGSAINKDRLNVLLLGNDARPGETFARADTIIVASLDFQNKRVAMLSIPRDTRVNIPGHGWHKINEALSIGQVDLLKKMVQDLIGVSVDRYALVNFEDFVKIVDTLGGVTLDVEKDMKYDTGDMVINLRQGTQHLNGEQALGYVRFRHDALGDISRTERQQKFLAAILRQSLRPSTLLKLPKLIPQIAQAVDTDLTVREMLSLSKFAAGASSVQIVSQTLPGNFMTINGGSYWYVDPKQAKEVAYALFYDGLSGQQIVREDLQPPSTWSSRPRSSTSSESKRPVPVKPNPAEPAKPNPKPETQSEQVSPKPPASDNGGDVSIGGEAPVPPVPDGSQDSPSPPPSSGGGSNGQTSTPSSEDSTPSAT, encoded by the coding sequence GTGCGAGGAAAAACGATTGGCACCTTTTTAAAAAAGGCTATGCTCATGCTTATGAGCATAGCTGTTATTTGTGCAGCCGGCTATTATGCCGGGCTCTTGTACCATGATTACTTGCTTGGGCCCCAGGGGCCTACTCCTTCTGAGGGTAGCGCCATCAATAAAGATCGGCTCAATGTTTTGCTGCTTGGCAATGATGCCCGGCCGGGAGAAACCTTTGCCCGAGCTGACACTATCATTGTGGCTTCGCTAGATTTCCAAAACAAACGCGTGGCCATGTTGTCCATACCCAGAGATACCCGAGTGAATATTCCTGGGCACGGTTGGCACAAAATTAATGAGGCTTTATCTATTGGTCAGGTCGATCTCTTGAAGAAGATGGTTCAAGACCTGATCGGGGTATCGGTAGATCGGTATGCTCTAGTTAACTTCGAAGATTTTGTTAAGATCGTTGATACCTTAGGTGGAGTGACTCTGGATGTGGAGAAAGACATGAAATATGATACCGGGGATATGGTTATAAATCTTCGTCAAGGTACTCAACACCTCAATGGGGAACAGGCCTTGGGCTACGTGCGTTTTCGGCACGATGCTTTAGGAGACATTTCTAGGACTGAGAGGCAGCAAAAGTTCCTGGCTGCAATCCTTCGGCAATCATTGCGTCCAAGCACCCTGTTAAAGCTACCTAAACTAATTCCTCAGATAGCTCAAGCTGTAGACACTGATCTAACTGTACGGGAAATGCTATCTTTGAGCAAGTTTGCTGCTGGCGCTAGCTCAGTGCAAATAGTTAGTCAAACGCTGCCGGGCAACTTCATGACCATTAACGGGGGCAGCTATTGGTACGTAGATCCCAAGCAAGCCAAAGAGGTAGCGTATGCTTTATTCTATGATGGCCTGTCCGGCCAACAGATAGTCCGGGAAGACTTACAGCCACCCTCAACTTGGAGCAGTCGACCCCGGAGCAGCACATCCTCTGAATCCAAACGGCCTGTACCCGTCAAGCCTAATCCGGCAGAACCAGCCAAGCCCAACCCTAAGCCCGAAACCCAGTCAGAGCAGGTGAGTCCGAAGCCGCCAGCATCCGACAATGGCGGGGATGTAAGCATCGGGGGCGAGGCACCGGTACCACCGGTACCCGATGGTAGCCAGGATAGTCCCTCCCCTCCGCCATCATCTGGAGGCGGATCTAATGGCCAAACGAGCACACCGTCCTCTGAAGATTCTACGCCCAGCGCAACCTAG
- a CDS encoding chemotaxis protein: MILAREMGIPTFTDLVTFLSAQAPDLIIEVTGSDEVRKSIRDHKQQGAVLVDAEVARLMMAIVNSKGQVITAIHEQARALASLAQNLNLTVQLLAQLAAQMAEGAQELADSGRKLSNQAGQARNHLRETGSVLSFIRSVADQTKLLGLNAAIEAARAGEHGRGFTVVANEVRKLADNSARSAEQISRILNDIEQSIENMLRDFEATGAVTQSQASSAQEVAATVQELGKMAQELEILSQSLAELV; encoded by the coding sequence ATGATCCTAGCCCGGGAAATGGGCATACCTACGTTTACAGACTTAGTCACATTTCTTAGTGCTCAGGCTCCAGATTTAATCATTGAGGTAACTGGTAGCGACGAGGTACGAAAGTCAATCCGAGATCACAAGCAGCAAGGTGCGGTATTAGTTGATGCCGAAGTTGCGCGGCTGATGATGGCTATCGTTAACTCCAAGGGGCAAGTAATCACCGCTATTCATGAGCAGGCTCGAGCTCTAGCGTCCCTAGCCCAGAATCTGAATCTTACCGTCCAGCTATTAGCGCAGCTTGCTGCGCAAATGGCCGAGGGGGCACAGGAATTAGCGGATAGCGGGCGAAAACTATCCAATCAAGCTGGACAAGCCCGTAATCACCTCAGGGAAACCGGGTCGGTGCTTTCCTTTATCCGCAGCGTAGCCGACCAGACTAAGCTGCTTGGCCTTAATGCTGCCATTGAGGCAGCTCGTGCTGGCGAACATGGCCGCGGGTTTACGGTGGTAGCGAATGAAGTCAGGAAACTAGCTGATAATAGTGCCCGGTCGGCAGAGCAAATTTCCAGGATTTTAAATGATATTGAGCAATCCATTGAGAACATGTTGAGGGATTTTGAAGCTACTGGTGCTGTCACTCAAAGTCAAGCTTCCTCAGCTCAGGAAGTGGCAGCTACAGTTCAGGAGCTAGGTAAAATGGCTCAGGAGCTTGAAATCTTGTCCCAGAGCTTGGCGGAATTGGTCTAG